A stretch of the Pedobacter sp. MC2016-14 genome encodes the following:
- a CDS encoding single-stranded DNA-binding protein: protein MSGINKVILVGHLGKDPEVRHLDGGVTVASFPLATSETYNKDGKRVEQTEWHNIVLWRGLAEVASKYLQKGKLIYVEGKLRTRSFEDREKVKKYVTEVVAENFTILGRKSDFETAAQPLAGVGQTQKNEDEFTASPGDLSGDLPF, encoded by the coding sequence ATGTCAGGCATCAATAAAGTAATTCTGGTTGGACATCTGGGAAAAGATCCGGAAGTTCGGCATTTAGATGGAGGTGTAACAGTAGCCAGCTTTCCGCTAGCTACCTCCGAAACCTACAACAAAGACGGTAAAAGGGTAGAACAAACAGAATGGCATAACATTGTTCTTTGGCGGGGTTTAGCTGAAGTAGCCTCTAAATACCTGCAAAAAGGCAAGCTTATCTATGTTGAAGGTAAGTTAAGAACGCGTTCTTTTGAGGACAGGGAGAAGGTGAAAAAGTACGTTACAGAAGTTGTAGCCGAAAACTTTACCATTCTTGGTAGAAAAAGCGATTTTGAAACCGCCGCTCAACCATTGGCGGGTGTCGGTCAAACACAAAAAAATGAAGATGAATTTACTGCAAGTCCGGGTGATTTGTCGGGCGATTTGCCATTCTAA